A stretch of DNA from Henriciella sp. AS95:
GACCCGTACATCAAGGTTTGCGAGGAGCTGTTCTCGGCGGCCCGCTCAGAGATCAAGAATCTGGAATATTTCTACTTCCACAACTGCCCCTATGAGGGCCTCTGGAAGGACAATCGCCGCCGCCACAATGAGCGCATTCCGACCTGGGACGTGCTCCACAAATACCCGTCCGACTACAAGGTGATTATTGTCGGCGATGCCACGATGAGCCCGTATGAGATCACCTATGCCGGTGGCTCGGTCGAGCACTGGAACGAGGAAGCCGGCGGCGTCTGGCTAAAGCGCTTCGTGGAGCAATTCCCGAACCTGGTCTGGCTGAACCCGGTCAAGTCTGGCGCCTGGGAATACACTGGCTCGATCAAGCTCATCAACGAACTCATCGGCCCCGGCCGCATGTTCGAGATGACGCTGCAGGGCCTCGAAGATGCGATGAAGGAACTGGGCCGTTAGCCTGTAACTGCAATTTCACGCGCCATCGCTTGAGCTTTGGCGGCAAGGTCATAGTGTCCCTTTCAAAGAACGTTTGAAGGGAGCCAGCCATGCCGCGCATTGCCGCCAACGGGATCGAGATCGAATACGAAGAATACGGCAATCCATCCGATCCGATGCTGCTGGTCGTCTCCGGCTTTTCGGGGCAGATGATCACTTGGCCGGAGAGCTTCAAACAGGGTCTCGCCGAGGCTGGCCGCCGGGTCGTCATTTTCGACAATCGCGACATTGGCCTGACCACGGAGTTTGCCGACAAGATCCCGCCCTCCCCGCGCGACATCATGAAGGGTATCGCCGCCGGGGAGCCCATGCATGAACAAGTGCCCTACACACTCGATGACATGGCTGCCGATGCTGCTGCGCTGATCCAGGCGCTCGGCGCTGAGAAGGCCGACGTCATGGGCTTCTCAATGGGCGGCATGATCGTCCAGCTGCTTGCCCTGAACCACCCTGACCGCGTGCGCACGCTGATCCCGGTCATGACAACATCCGGTGACCCGACCCTGCCGTCATCCACCGAAGAAGCCCAGAAAGCGCTGACGGCGGTTCCTGAAACGCGGGACGCCGAAACGATCGGCACACTCGCCGCGCAGTCCCGCCGCGTCATCGGCTCGCACGAAACCGTTCGAAATTCCGATGAGCAGACCAAGGCCATGGCGATGCGGGCCTTTGAACGCTCAGACCGCCCCATGGGCGTCGCGAGACAGTATGCGGCAATCCTGGCGCAGCCGCGCTGGCATCACCGTCTGCCCGGCCTCGACGTGCCAACCCTGGTGCTGCACGGCGCTCAGGACCCGCTGATCCGCCCCGCTGCCGGCCAGGATATCGCCGATCGCATACCGGGCGCCGAAATCGAGATCATAGACAAATGGGGCCACGATCTTCCGGACAAGATGGTGCCGGTGCTG
This window harbors:
- a CDS encoding alpha/beta hydrolase, whose protein sequence is MPRIAANGIEIEYEEYGNPSDPMLLVVSGFSGQMITWPESFKQGLAEAGRRVVIFDNRDIGLTTEFADKIPPSPRDIMKGIAAGEPMHEQVPYTLDDMAADAAALIQALGAEKADVMGFSMGGMIVQLLALNHPDRVRTLIPVMTTSGDPTLPSSTEEAQKALTAVPETRDAETIGTLAAQSRRVIGSHETVRNSDEQTKAMAMRAFERSDRPMGVARQYAAILAQPRWHHRLPGLDVPTLVLHGAQDPLIRPAAGQDIADRIPGAEIEIIDKWGHDLPDKMVPVLLNRIVPFLGRHVPEEARADA